In Jeotgalibacillus aurantiacus, the following are encoded in one genomic region:
- a CDS encoding transcriptional regulator encodes KLFKYRQQGHTVKMIYMDKTGLCSERRIKIRQLGENSFTAFCMKRGAVRTFHYESILSVVPVIKKERAVI; translated from the coding sequence AAAAGCTCTTCAAGTATAGGCAGCAGGGACATACCGTTAAGATGATCTATATGGACAAAACAGGCTTATGTTCGGAGCGGAGGATCAAGATCAGGCAGTTGGGCGAGAACTCATTTACGGCTTTCTGCATGAAACGCGGTGCTGTTCGTACTTTTCATTATGAGAGCATCCTTTCAGTTGTTCCTGTCATTAAAAAGGAGCGGGCGGTGATTTAA
- the clpP gene encoding ATP-dependent Clp endopeptidase proteolytic subunit ClpP: MNLIPTVIEQTNRGERAYDIYSRLLKDRIVMLGSAIDDNVANSIVSQLLFLEADNPEKDIYLYINSPGGSITSGMAIYDTMQFIKPKVHTICIGMAASMGAFLLAAGEKGHRYALPNAEVMIHQPLGGAQGQATEIDIAAKRILFLRDKLNSILAERTGQDIETIARDTERDNFMTAERAKEYGLIDQIMDRNKLAEK; encoded by the coding sequence ATGAATCTAATTCCTACAGTTATTGAACAGACAAACCGCGGTGAACGTGCATATGACATTTACTCACGTCTGTTAAAAGACCGGATCGTTATGCTTGGAAGTGCCATTGATGATAATGTGGCGAACTCCATTGTATCCCAGCTTCTTTTCCTTGAAGCGGATAACCCTGAAAAGGATATTTATCTTTACATCAACAGCCCGGGTGGAAGCATCACGTCTGGTATGGCGATTTATGATACGATGCAGTTCATTAAGCCAAAGGTACACACAATCTGTATCGGTATGGCAGCATCTATGGGTGCATTCCTTCTTGCGGCGGGTGAAAAGGGTCACCGTTATGCCCTTCCAAACGCAGAAGTCATGATTCACCAGCCACTTGGCGGTGCACAGGGTCAGGCAACGGAAATCGATATCGCTGCAAAGCGTATCCTGTTCCTGCGTGACAAGCTGAACAGCATTCTGGCAGAGCGTACAGGCCAGGATATCGAAACGATTGCCCGTGATACTGAGCGTGATAACTTCATGACAGCAGAGCGCGCGAAGGAATATGGTCTGATTGATCAGATCATGGACCGCAATAAGCTTGCTGAAAAATAA
- a CDS encoding YolD-like family protein, with the protein MDSNGKDRGTIKWTSMMMPEHVAMLKDYLKNEYEAEEKPIMDEQVMEQIFMSIEESCEQHQTIDLHVHEKIKREKIRGRVTNINYMDRHITMDTDELFNRKIKFDDVVGIEFI; encoded by the coding sequence TTGGACAGCAATGGGAAAGACCGCGGCACGATCAAGTGGACCAGTATGATGATGCCAGAGCATGTTGCTATGCTTAAAGATTATCTGAAAAATGAATACGAGGCAGAAGAAAAGCCGATCATGGATGAGCAGGTTATGGAGCAAATATTTATGTCTATTGAGGAGTCATGTGAGCAGCATCAAACGATTGATCTCCATGTACACGAAAAGATAAAACGTGAGAAGATCCGGGGCCGGGTAACGAACATCAACTATATGGATCGTCACATAACGATGGATACGGATGAGTTGTTTAACCGAAAGATAAAATTCGATGATGTCGTGGGTATAGAATTTATATAA
- a CDS encoding glutaredoxin family protein: MIVHFYTRPNCGLCEEARLMLELVQEDVHFDIEERNIDTSDEWTEKYGLMIPVIAVDDEIVQAGQIDYMTISKRFQKNT; this comes from the coding sequence ATGATTGTCCATTTTTATACCCGGCCGAACTGCGGGCTGTGCGAGGAAGCACGGCTGATGCTCGAGCTTGTACAGGAAGATGTACATTTTGACATTGAGGAACGCAATATTGATACATCTGATGAGTGGACAGAGAAGTACGGTCTGATGATTCCGGTCATTGCAGTGGATGATGAAATTGTACAGGCCGGTCAGATTGATTATATGACAATAAGTAAACGTTTTCAAAAAAACACTTGA